GAAGTCTTTGACTATGTGATGTAAAGCGACTATATGAAAAACGGCACACTTCTGGTGCTTGGTATCCGTTCCTTCTGCACAGACTTTGTGCGGCCACAAGTTAAGATCAAATAAAAACGCAAGCGTATGCAAGTTTCTGGTGGCCATGAAGTATGAAGTCTGACTATGTGATGTCAAGCGACTGTATGAAAAGCGGTGCTTGATATCCCTTCCTTCTGCACAGACTTTGTGCGGCCACAAGTTTAGATCAAATAAAAACGTAAGCGTATGCAAGTTGCTCTAGTGACTAGGTTAAAAAAAGTGGATGGTGATGTCAGCGAACACTTCACGTGTCTATGGCATGCGTGCACTGTAGCCAGAGAGAATGAGAGCGACAGGTGCTGGCATGACGCTGCAAAAACAGGTAAGGCGACGTCGACGCCGCAGGGTGGAAATGCGAGGACCGGATCTGGCGTCAGCGCTGAGCTTCTTCTGGAGGCCGCCTGCTCGTACCGCTCAGCTGGCAGCTCCGGCGGCCATTCGGAATGAGCTGCGGATAAAATTATGGTCAGCCCATCCGCGTGAATCTTATGCCTCTACACAAGGACAATTGAACAGGAGTAATAATGGTAAAAATAAACAAGCTCGAAAGCGGACTTTTGTTGTAGTAGTGATTCTAAATGTTTGGGTGAAACATTATGCTTGCTCACACGCATGCGCGTGAAGCTTGAAAAAAAGTTTCGAGTGGGATGAAAGTTGAAATATGTTGTAGTGATGCTTCGAAGGTACCAAAAGTGTCGTGTGCGAGCCGTTGGACTCACACGATCCGTCCGCGGACACACCCGCCCTTAGAGAGGTACCCATTGCTTTTCGATGCACACTTTACGCAGTCTCGGGTTCTAACAAGATCAGCATCAAGATCGGTGCTTGTGTTCGGAATATTCACTAGCGCTCTTTCATTCATGTTGCATTAAGTCTGTTTTCCATTCTCTGCACACACGTTTCTGCTTTTAAATTTGCCTTTAATGAACGCGCACTCCTGTACAGGCGGCTtcaaagggaaaaaaatgttttgaggCAGAACGTTGGAGAGGTCGGTTTTAAGGGAGTGAAGTGTATTAGCGACGGCAGAGATAAACACGTGTGTGATAAACACCGATTGGCGAAATGATTCAGCAAATTACTCTAAGTAGTTTGATAAATTACTTCAGCACTCTGGACGTTTCTACTTCTGAATTTTGACTAACACCACTTTTGCAATATTTGTCTCCTAAGTCTAAAAAACGCACTGGTCTTCTCGTCTCGCGCTCGCCTTACTGTAATAAGTATGCCAAGGCTATTTTCAACTTGTTTTTACTGTGTATTATTTGTGTTATATCATTTATCAGTTATGTAATTCATTGTAAAGACAAGGTCAACGCTAGCAGGTTGGGGAGAAGTTTGTTTTGAAACATTTGCATCTTTCCTTGTGGAGCATGTGATGTTTGTGCAATATCTCATGTGCGTGAAAAACAAATATCGAAAGGGTGAAAAATGCAATCACGTAAATGTTTTTGATGACTGATTACTACGGCTGCCTAATTCTCGTTCagcaaagaaaggaaaataaTATTTCATGACAAAGGCTACAGAAGTTTCCACAGCTTGCGCAAGAAAGAGATGCAGTATATCCTGCTCTAGTAATCGCAACATACTGACTCAGCCCAAAGACGGGAAGCATGAATCCTTGCACCATACTTGGAATGTAGTGAAGCCACATAAGAGCAAGTtcctgagaaaaaaaatactatgTATTTTAATACctaaaaaaacgtttttttttctacaatacATCTCGCCTTAAATGTATGTTCGTGATACACATGCTCACTAAAATAACCACGCCAGAATAATTATCCAGTTCACCTCGAGACTGAAAATAAATTTTGCCGAGCACGTGGTCGCGGCTTCAATTCCCGGTCGCGGCTGCCGCGCAGCGAATGGTGCAGGACACCGAACATTCGTTGCTCGCTAATTAACCTCAGTTGGCCCAAGTTAATCCGGACCACTCCATCGCAGTGTCTCTAATAGTCAGTGCGTTGCACTGAgacgttaagaggaagctttagctcgggcccaactctgatgccgcctattcaaatacatgtaaatagcagaaacgcttttctgagaacCCCTAGACCGATTTCAATGAAAcgtgttgcatttgagaaagaaagtctaattctagtgactgttggaagcggaatttcgatttagggcccgAATATTTAAAAGGAACTTTCAAAATTTggaaagtttgaaaaaaaaagcacaaagtttacaaattcatAGCTCTGCACCAAgtacagatatcgcagttctgtaagctACATCCATTGGAACATCCAAAGGGGACAGATTTCATGTCACTTTATATCTTACgcgaatttgttacattgtttacagggATTTTGTAAAAGCTCTACTCACGTCTTGCACTTGTTTATATAGAGCTATgcgtaatatatcaattttgtccgatTTAGATGCACTGTTAGGTGCAATTTACAAAACTTTGATATCGCTTAACATTGTTGAGTCACAGAGTTTTAAACATGATAGTTTGGTTTTTTGAGGATTTGCGATTTTTAATAACTTTTAATAAAACATTGACGGCATAAATCAAAAACTCGCTACCAGCAGTCACTAGATcttatctttttcttttaaatgcaacaacctcatcaaatttggggcagtggttgccgagaaaaacgatttctccttcaCCATTTATTTAGATAACAGCCCCAGagctaaagtttcctcttaaGAGGAAGATTTAAGCTCCCTGCCAACTCCGAGACCACGTATTCAATTCAATTTAAAGTTGCTTTAATATATACATACGCCTCAGTTTTCTGGTCAGCCTAATCTTGCAAAACGCAAAATACTTTTATCTGAAAGCCGCTGAATCGAAGTGAAAAAGAAATTGTTGCGTTTGAGAGAAAATTAAACTAGTGATTGTAGAAGCTGAATTCCGACTAAAGAGCCAGGTAATTTCACGAAACTTTTCAAAAGTTTACGAATTTGCAACTCTGCATCAAAAGTAGGTATCACATTTCTGTAAACTATCTGTTAGAGTATCTTAAGCGGACAAATCGATATATGAATTTACACCTTACGCGAAAACTTTACATTGTTCACATTTGCCAAAGCCCTACTGAAATTTTTCTAAAGATCTgtcggcctaaataaaaaaaattgatctTCAGTCACTAGAACTTAACTTTTTCTATGAAATGCAACAAGCCAATCCGAAATAGGTGAAGTGGTTATCGAGGAAACTTATTTCTTCGTTCTCATGTAGTATTTGATAGGAGCTACCGACCTAAAGCTTTCTCCTAAATCCAATCAATCAGCCAGTGAATCAGTAGTGGTCCCGTAGTCAAAATTGAAAGGTAATCTTGTCACGCATCTAAAATTAGCAGGAATCTACAATGGAAACCCATACGCgtttctagggggggggggggggtctaagTAGGTGGAGAAAAAATCGTTCTGGTCCGCTGACTGAACTCGGGTGGTTGCTCTATCACTCAATACACCAGTGAAGCAATCAGTGAATCAGTCACTCAATTCGTAATACTCCTAATTAATCAGTAAAACAATCAGTAAAGCAATCATTCAAACGAAGAACCAACCAATGTGCCACGGTCCATCGGATAGATCGACGCCACTGCAACGGTGAAGAGCGAAGCTTGCCCGACAGTAAGCGCATGTCAGAACGACGGGCCGCAATGGCGTTTTACTACGGCCGTCAGTTTGCCCTGGCACATCCAAACTTCACTGTGCCCTGTAATTTTTCTGCGTATGTATTGAAAGGTGCGGCGGTAAATTCAGCAAAGAATGAGGTGCAGCTTGGCGAGCTCGCTCATTAAATACTCCTCGCTAGGGACATAGAAACCGGACTTATGGTTATAGGAGCAATAGCTGCTATAATGTAATAGAAACATGTGAATATAGGCGCACCGACTGGTTCAGGCAATGTGTATATTTGGTAAACACTAATATGTGGCAGAGGATCCATCAGGTGGACGGGACCGTGCATTTGGTTATGATAACGCTAATTCTTTAAAAATTGTACCTCACCTGGCATCTTGGATTCTTACTTGAGTTATCATTGCCAGCGTTTACGTGCCGTCTTTTTGCAGTATGTCGGCAACTGCGACATATCGCGATCAGCACCGCCACATGAAACTGGTAAGACATTTCACATTGCAAAACATGGGCACAACGCTCTTCTGCCAGGCTTCGTTCAAGCTGTCAGGAGAAATAGCTTTCGTCGACGACTTGCAAGCTTTCGTTGGCATAGCgatagcgcctgtgtgtgtcacctcttccttcgtccttgtctctttcacgcgctataagcctcacgttGGCATGACGTCACAGCGTTATTTCTCGGTTCCAAGGTTGGCTACATTTCTTACACAGATGCGCACGGTTTCCTGAACAAACTTTCATTGGATAAGAAGCACTTGTCCTGCGTTCTCGTGATGTCGCCTTCGTGCATTTTAGAGCTGCTTACATTTGGTTCCGAACTCGCCCCGGTGTTTACCTTCCGTACGAACATCTTCGTTAAACCGACTACCCGACCCGAGCGCCAGTGTGCGAGAACGTAATCGTTAGTGGCTACTAATAGCAACGGTTTCAGGACAGAGATCGGGCTTAATAATCGAGGATTAGGTTGAAATAAATTTCCTTATCACAGGTGCACATACCACGCTAAATCTGAAAGCACGAATTTTACGCATCTGAACATAAAATTAGTAGGCCAATGGAACAAAACATCTACATGTTACGCTTGCCCATTACGGATCGTTACTCTCATAACTCCGTCACGAGGATAAGCGCGTATAGTAAGGTTTTCAACAATTGCATACCTGCTTGAGTAGGCACGTTTGCACGAACTCGAGAAACGGTTTGCAAATTAAGCTGTGTGTACTGATACGATAGGCAAGGTCCCCAGAGGACCACAGACTATCTCAGAACGAATATTTGTTCCGAACTGCCTCTATCAAGAATAGTATCAGCAAACGTCTAATAAATAATGCAACATGCGCGGATCGAACCTGCAGCTCGCAGCGAACTGCTGCGGTAAATAAATTTTGTTGTTGCACACCTATTGGTATCGCTGAAGCACTTGGCACGTAGGACATATTGGGCAGCCCATTGTCCAGACTTGCTGGCAGATGCGGCATAGCTCTGGTGGGGGGTAGGTTGGCATGTATGCGAGCCGATAGGCACGTGGAGGTGGCAGCCACGGTTGCCAGGCGCTCATGTAGGGCAGCCTCGGCGCGGGAGCCACTTGGGGCACCCGAACCCGGACAAGGATCTGCGGAAATGCCTGCAGATGACAACAGAAAGCGCGACGATAAAAACAGCAGCTTTTGGAGTTCGTACATCAATGAGCAATACGCGCCCCTATATTAACACAACAAAGCGGTGATAAGGGTGCAGTAAGTGCCCTAATACGGGCATAAATGTCTCATCAAACGAAGAAAACCTAGAAACAAAAGGCATGCATAGAACTCCATGTGGTGTTCTATGTAGTGTTTAGGGAGGGATGGGGAAAGTTAAACATTGCGCTCTCTATATCTCCGTGATGGGTTGGTCACTTTCGAAAAATTATATGTGCGAGAATATATTCACTTAGGTGCATCGTACTCAGTCCACTGTGGTTCCAGTTTTGATAAAAATGTATTGCAGGGCCCTTATGATATACTGGATATTATAGCTAAGGCAGTTAAACGTACGCACTGGTGGTATCTGGGCTCTGGTCATCTGCGATGCGTCATGCAATGGCTTTCTGTTGCCAGTGGGAGCCATGCTCACCCTGCTAGTGGGCAGGCGCTGACTGTGAGACAGCGTTGCCGTAGGAGGCGACCGGTTTGCCATCTTCGCCACGTCAGTGGGCATGTGCGGCCTGTCAGACCGCGTTGCCGGCGGAGGTGGTCGGCTTGCCATTTTTGACATGCTAGTGGCCATGTGCTGGCTGCCAGGCAGCGTTGCTGGTGAAGGCGACTGGCTTGGCATgttggccacaccagtggccacGTGCTGGCTGCCAGGCAGCGTTGCTGGTGAAGGCGACTGGCTTGGCATgttggccacaccagtggccatGAGCTGGCTGCCAGGCAGCGTTGCTGGTGAAGGCGACTGGCTTGGCATgttggccacaccagtggccatGTGCTGGCTGCCAGGCAGCGTTGCTGGTGAAGGCGACTGGCTTGACATgttggccacaccagtggccatGTGCTGGCTGCCAGGCAGCGTTGCTGGTGAAGGCGACTGACTTGGCATgttggccacaccagtggccatGTGCTGGCTGCCAGGCAACGTTGCTGGTGAAGGCGACTGGCTTGGCATGTTGGCCACGCCAGTGGCCATGTGCTGGCTGCCAGGCAGCGTTGCTGGTGAAGGCGACTGACTTGGCATGTTGGCCACGCCAGTGGCCATGTGCTGGCTGCCAGGCAGCGTTGCTGGTGAAGGCGACTGACTTGGCATgttggccacaccagtggccatGTGCTGGCTGCCAGGCAACGTTGCTGGTGAAGGCGACTGGCTTGGCATGTTGGCCACGCCAGTGGCCATGTGCTGGCTGCCAGGCAGCGTTGCTGGTGAAGGCGACCGGCTTGGCATGTTGGCCACGCCAGTGGCCAGGCGCCGGCTGTCAGAAAGTTCTGCCGATGGAGGCGACCGGATTGCCATGTCCACCATGCTAGTGGCCAGACGCTCGCTGTCAGACAGCGTCGTAGATGGCTCAGGACTACGGAACGTAGGCTCGTTGCGCGAGGCCTCCCGTTCTCTGGTGGTGCAAGAATTCCGAGCGGCACTTATTGCATCGCCTAAAGGGAATTTAAAGAGCTTGTATTGCGGTGAGGTTAGCCTCGAAAAAGTAACCGGAATAATTAATAGCGAATATGTTGAGCTCTCGTAACCTCATTGATTCTACAAATGAAACAAGTCCAAAGTTAAAGATCCTGATTTGGCTTCACAGACGCACATAAACTGTCAGTGTTTTAAGGAGCTTCGGAATAATATGCATTAATGAAGTCCTTTAGCTTCCTGATGTCCAATGAAATGACAGCGGCAATGCTTTTTTGCCCACACGTAcgtgcgcgcgcgtgtttgtGCGGCGATCCAGAAACCTCATTAGCTGAGTGTTTAAATGATATAGTTAAGTGCACAAATCTACGTGTACGGACATGCGTGTGGGTAAATTGGCGACTTATTCATGTATGTGTGCCGTGAAAGACCACTTGAAGTTGCTTAAATGCACAGGTATAACGCGTGCGAGGTGGCTATTTACAAGCTACATCCTAGGATGATACGTCACCTAGTCATTTTGAACGTTTCCTAAGGGGCGTGTTTTGTCGTTGGTGAAAGTAAAATGCCTTCACGCAGGTTAGTGTCCCTTTTCACAAATACCATTTGGTAACTAATGCTGTAAAAGACAGGCTGGTTGGTTGCTAGATTCTCGATTCATGTTACCAGCCCAATATAAACGGTACACTAACTGATGACGCAGACACCACGGTATGCATTCGGGTCATATATGTATAGCACCTCTCTTATCAGACATATCCTTAGCCTGATGTGACAACCGCATAAAAGCGAATATTGTCGCGGTAAATGTGGCTAAGATTTTGCGATACGTGAAAGAGTATCACGTAAGATTTTATATGAATGTCACTGTAGAGTACAGCCGTGCTGCAAATGCGGTTTTAGAAGTATTTGAATCTTCTGCGGTTGGTGCAGGTACTGCCTGGAGTTTTTAGACTTCCGGTAACTGTTGTTTTAATGAAAGCCACGTGTTCGCTGCACAAGCATCGGATAAGACAGGAATATTCTTGTATGATTCTGTCAGCTCCAAAACCGTGAAGAGAGTTATTGCAATAACCTGCTTGCGTGCGGTTCCTAAATGGCGCGAGCAGCAGGTGTCCAATAGTGAAAGGCCAAGTTGAGCACCTTAGAAAAGCATAAGTTGTTAAAAGCATCGTGAAAAAGATGAAATCATGAATTAAGTCGCGAAGGAGCCAGAAGAACTAGGCAGCCTTCATACGTGCACCTAAGAGAGTGCATATGCAGGTTTCCTAACCAGCACTGCCCTGCAGTACGACCGGTGGTGGTCGTGGTGCCTTGCGTGCAAAACGCGGCGTCCCGGCTATGTTCACAGCTCCACAAAAGGCGGCGCGCACGCGCCCGGTCATCAATGGCGCGAAAAGAAAGGCTTCgtgtaaaaaaaagaagcactacGCCCTTTGTTGCGTGTAAAACTGAAGTGGTGTATAAGGTATGCCACCCTCGTATGGCAGTTGCTATATTGGTCTACCGGAAGGTGCCCCAATGGTGGACTGAGAGACCACACCACGTGCATGTAGAGGCCACAGCAGGGCCAGGGCATATTCCAGATTACAGCCACAGATGTCCGCGTAGCCCGTCTTTGATAACACACGTGTCCTACGCCTGCTTAAACCAGAACGAATCGAAGTGATCTTCGGTACATTCGACATGAGAAAAACAAAGTGATAACTGCATTCATTGGCCCTGCTTCCGTTCGCGTAACAAAGTAAAAAATGCAGTACCTTAAAGACTGAGTGCCCCGCATGCTCATTAATAGTGCAGTCTTTTTTATGGTACCGGCTTTATGTCGTATTTTGATAAGTAAATTTCACTTGCAGTCAGCGCTGTGGCGCCTGAGTCTTCATTTTGTGTAccgcttatacagggtgtttttttttagcttcaccaaatttttttaattaaaaaatgtaaatcttggtcacgttatgtttaccattcgattgtaaggattggcggcctctagatacagagcaatttccgcacttacgtgcgtaattagcgaagttacgctgattaactttctaattatcaacaataggcggctacagcaaatgagtactttggggcccgtcctcgacactacctagcccaacggtCAAATTTTggatagcggagttcatgtgagagctacgcgaacaattagttccccttgacaggctgcttgaaactgaaactggtcgcaaaaagagcgtctgtgtcgtctatatagaggggctttaatgtcgtcgatgtcgccgcccccctgcctttcgtcacgtctccgacgtcaccgccggtccggcccaacgagcagtttgcgttatctccttgctgtctgcggcgttggcctaacgcttcaatgccggccaGCCGCCAAATTCGTCATTCCGTccggcgccacgttgcgctgtagcgcccaCCCCGCTCCTCGGACTTTCAGATACTACAGGCAcagcgtcatatcagtctgtagcgttgactgcgaacgccgcagatagcaaggagataacgcaagctgctcgcggaccggaccggcgcttacctcgaagacgtgacgaaaggctggggggcggcgacatcgacgacacagacgctctttttgcggccagtttcggtttcaaggaggctgccaaggggaactaattggtcgcgtagctcccacacaaactccgctattcaaaatttgatcgttgggctaggtagtgtc
The DNA window shown above is from Dermacentor silvarum isolate Dsil-2018 chromosome 1, BIME_Dsil_1.4, whole genome shotgun sequence and carries:
- the LOC119446428 gene encoding uncharacterized protein LOC119446428 produces the protein MSATGDSSSSSGTSRERAVAQGNAQPQPRRMTRDDDSRSSTPAASDTEAPSSDRQYQDVTKGDDDEQPICDSKPVSGVVVKSATTSLCCGYDPTLGVLETQTAERDDEPDITVTTSGRFPCLHITLSGLKDTTYYVAIDFVEVKDHGKDIFYPIEYSDPYYIPRQNHLQGQQWMSKPRYYNLSAIINGWLEKYSCVLKESGEYVPTVRLLEYPQQLSELCTEVIRIELPASTFIISSEVIQESKNGSPHPNCRILLKLKSDITTEREASRNEPTFRSPEPSTTLSDSERLATSMVDMAIRSPPSAELSDSRRLATGVANMPSRSPSPATLPGSQHMATGVANMPSQSPSPATLPGSQHMATGVANMPSQSPSPATLPGSQHMATGVANMPSQSPSPATLPGSQHMATGVANMPSQSPSPATLPGSQHMATGVANMPSQSPSPATLPGSQHMATGVANMSSQSPSPATLPGSQHMATGVANMPSQSPSPATLPGSQLMATGVANMPSQSPSPATLPGSQHVATGVANMPSQSPSPATLPGSQHMATSMSKMASRPPPPATRSDRPHMPTDVAKMANRSPPTATLSHSQRLPTSRVFFV